cctggaacacagcatttacgaccgtggtccattttcaatatccttgctataattcaaaacgttcttctttgtaattccttataagtagcctacacagagcagcgcgcagctaaactagtatcggagatagacgctacctcgggctggtctggatgtaaattctggggcgtgacaaagatacagaccagagccaataagagggcgatcaccggtcctacgtaggaccggtggctttgttgaaaagctagcgttttacagccaaatttttgctttttgagatttgaataggaaagaggtgtcaatggactttgatattcacggtatgttcagtttaccctccgaactgtcgtttttcaacaatgacaaggtaaaatcggttttgcagtcaattgcccctttaaatatCGAAAATATCAGTAGCCGTGtaattgactaaatgtactaACCCTGTACTTTTCAGCCTGATTTTCCACATTTGTGGCAGTTAGTGTAGATGTATTTTGCGGGAAACCATCACCGTGCAGGATGTGTCTTGGCATACCGCTTCTTTGGTAGCCTACGATCCGAGGTGATTAACTCTGTCGGTGAGAACGGGGCCCACTGGCAGCTGCAGCTGGGACAGAAAACTTGATATCCTGATTAAGTATTACTGCTGATGCGGCCTGGTCCATGATCAGTGTTTGCTTGCTGCGGTGCACCGATCCAACGCTGGCGTACAATCGGCGGCTGGCACAAAAATCTAAATCCTGCCATCTGCACTGAAAGGGGATTGATCAACACTGGGAAGGGAGGACATAATATGAGATGGAGAGGAGCATACGTTAATAGGCACTACAAACATCAATCAAAACTTCATTTACCTCTGCTAGTGTATATATCTCACGCTCTGTAGTGGTACCATCAGAGAGGGGGCAAACCCATTGACATGCATGATATACCTACAGCCTTCCCCAGAGCCTCGAGACAACATAATTATAGACAAGGCGCTAGACTGACCAAACCAATTGCTGGCAAAAGGCGCTGCCCTTGATGTAGCTACTCATTAAATACTGCAAAGGTCACAGTCCCAGAGGAAAGGCCCTGAGCTGGTTCTTAATGTTTAAAATGACTGGGAGTGTCATtgtctgggcagagagaaattgagatagagcgagagcaagatagaaaagagagacgagagagtcagagggaaaagagagtcagagagaaaagagagtcagagagaaaagagatgagagtcagagagggatAAAAGATAGCTGACTActtacagaagagagagaggtttaggagagatgatgggaggaagaaggaagagggTGCACATTGAAAAGGCgtgttcatctgtctgtcttgttGCTATGGCTCTGttatctctcttccctctcctctcccactctcataGCTTTGCTGGTATAATTATTGTTAATTGGCAGTAATAGAGTGTGACAGGGAGATTGCACAAAGAGGGGGAACTACAGCGGGGGACAGAGACCGATCAAGTGTCGATGTTTCTTTAGATCAGACGCCCGTAGTGACTTGACCACAGCACAAAAGACTCCCTGGTTCAGTAGGTGTAATACTGGATGTTATCCATCATCTGGTCAGGCCAACCATCTAAACCAGTGAGCCACAAAACAAGGAAATGCTCATAAGATGTAGGCTACCCCACAATAGTCCACAAGGAAAGTATTTCAATCGGTAGATTATTTATTTGGATTTAATATTGGtcagtgtctatgtgtgtgtgtgaagcctgACAAGCAGGACCTGCCTCATTACCTTGGTGTCTACATTCCTCTCACACTCTACCCACTCAGACCTGACCAGTCGGCAGAGGAGGCCAAAGATGTCTGGCATCAGAAAAGCTATTTATGCAGACTCACAAAGACCACACTCTCATATTCACAAACCCGCAGTGCATGTGAACTTTGATCACAATGACACATTAAAAATTAAAAGTCACAAAGTCTGGCTATAGTCTGGCTCTAGAGGGCTCCATGCAGTCTTTGATAGATAGTGAGTGGACTAAACAGCCAAACCTTCTGTCGAGCAACACGCATGCAACAGTGGTCTGAAAACCTACATTCAACCGGTAAAATGTCTGCACAACCCAGAATATTCACGATTATTTTCCAGGCTTCATCCAAGAAATGCATACCACCCAGATATGCGTACACTGAAATGAAGCGCCCGGTTTGGGTCAACGTTGTGCCAAATTAAGGGATTATGGGATTTCACCTGTCTTCCAATGTCTCTGTTTTCCTCTTCAGATCCTCTACGTTTTTGTCTCCATTAATCATCAGTTACCTGCTAATCTGATCATAACATCAATCAAGGAACACGAGGCGTTTCCTAGGGACAAGAGATAGACAGGGCTGAATCCGTACAGGCCTGGATTAGAGCAATTCACAACAGGTAGGCGAAGTTAGGCTTTTATAGGTACTGACCTTTATTTAAACATAACACACGTTAGAACTGTAAGATGTAATAACTCAATCGTAATAaatactaaataaataaaatgtggaAAAAACACGCGGCTACACACCGTATGAAGGCCAGTGTAGGCTATTGTCTACTAGGCCTATAggcaatggccgggtttcccagattcgttaagaagctcttaacgctaagatcttctaaaaacgttctaagagcgttcgagagcgcccttagaacgttcttaagacgctcttggcgtcaagagcttcttaacgaatctgggaaacccggccaatataaGTTACCAATTTAATCAGACGAAGGATCGATGATCCATCATCCAGACATATAGCTCACACTTTTTAAACTAGAAAGAAAACTAGCGGACTGGAGAGAGCTGAACTGCATGAGATTACATAACCTGTTTAAACAACTTAATCCTGTCACGATGCTGCATCGCATACAGCTAGGCCTGTCCATCCCAGGCTCTCGCACACGTAGCCTACGCACCGAGTAGCCTTGTGTAATCAAGATAAACCCAGTTTGGGTTTGACACAGCTGCTGCTGGATAAAATAATAACCCAAGACTGTTATCCGCAAAATAAATAATCCCAAACCTATAGAGACGTAGGGCCTACCGCAAACAACGCTTTTGTATGCTGTATTGAAACTGAACATTAATCAACTCTACACCCGCAACCTCATCATAAATTTGGAACCCAGGGCCGATTACGTTACACAATTTTGTAGACGACTTCACTCGCACTAACGTCAATCTCCAATGAGCACCCCTATTTCAACTAACATAAGGGTCATTTTATATCCAACTCTATGAAATAGCCTAGTATTTGAAAGGGTGTTGAACGTATGACTAGATTTTCACCCAGGATGGCAGCTCAGAAACGGAACATCGCTGCTCAGTGGGACCATTTTACATTCATTTCAATTTCACCTCAGAATCTACTTTCACACCTCATACTCTCCCACTGATGCAGATGAGTGGTTCACTGGGTGCGATTaaagaaaacacctttcccccGGAGATAACATTCTGTTTTCCCCACGACCAAAGAAATTCAGATCCAGTCTTCACTTGCTGTCGTCACTGATCAGTACACTTTAATAAGTCAGGAAGAATAACAGAAAACAGGCAATAATCATTAATAATTTGTTGATTCAGCGAACGTGAAAAAGACGTATCCTTCTTAATGTCATCCTGTGCTTTGACCAATACCACAAGTTTGATTCTGTTTGACAGTTTTTGTATACAGCATCAGTGATGCAGAAACTGCCCAGAGGATTAACAAAGGAACATGGTCCTGAACAAGTCTGATTTTCatacacatttattttaaaatcaGATCTTGTGGACATCGGTTCTGAGGCTCAGCAGACTTCTCGATGGGTGCATTCAAAGTCTGTCatcaagagaaggagagggcgagcgagagagtgagacacgTAAGAGAAAGAAAAGTGCATCTTATACAAAGAGGAGGACAGTACTGTGAAGCGCCTGAGCACTGCtctttatatatacacacacacacacacacactcgcacacacacacaacactcccCGATTACAGCAACACAACCCGAGCGCTGCTCTTTACACATGCACAACCACACGCatgaacacccacacacacacaaaacaaacaagcaaCACACTCCCCAATTACAGCAACACAATCAGATCTTTAAACGAAGAGTCTTTAGTCTACACACAGACTGCCACCATGTCTTCCCTATAGGTCCTAATGGTGTGAATGCCTctgctttcttctcctctcttcatgaCATTTTCAGCGGggaaggggtggtgggggggtagtTTATGCGGCGGAAGGTGATCCTCCTTGATGGTTGGACTGGTTagaggtgtgtgtacgtgtgtgtgtgtgtgtgtgtgtggggggggggtattctGTCCCCTTGGGACTGTCGAGCAGACGTGTCACTTCCTGGCTGAGGCATGATGGGTTCACATATTGGTGCTCATTCGCGATTGGCTGTTGGCTGAGTTGAGCTCCCCTTGGCTGCCCTCTCTGGGGGGTGACTGGAGAGGTGCGGcagaacagtgagagagagagagttagtttAACGATGCTTCCACTGAAAAGCATCCCTCCATATATTCAAATAACTCATTTCAAACAAGCAACTTGGGTACTGTGTGGAATATCAGTTCAAATTAGGGGTGCTCCGATCAGGATTTTTGGGTCCGATCACCGATCGCTAGAAGCAGTATTGTTCGATACCGAATACCGGCCGTATCTATTGAACTATTAACAACAATGTATGTTAAGTATAACAATGAAGAGATGATAAAATATCATGAATTAACAACAACTGTTTATTTAGTGGCAGGAAACATGTTTACCATATGCCACTCTCTTTCTTAGAGACGCAACATAAACCAGCCTATGCTGGGTAATTGATAACCGCTTAGAAATAAACAAATGTTACTTTCCGAATAATAAATTACAAAAACAGAATAAACAGAGTCTTTATACATTTTAACTTTAGACTATAAAATATGCAACATAAAAGGCCATAGTCAAAATATAGTTTCtaattttttcttctttagaTAGGAGATAAAGGACCATGGGCAATACattgcaaaaaaacaaaacaaaacaaaatggtcTCTTTTGATCAGCCTTTATAGTGAGTACCGAACTGAGTATTTAAAAAGATTAACGGACGATAATGATCGGTGACTGACCAATCGGAGCACCCTAAGTTCAAACTCACAATTCTGGCATAATTAGAGTGGTACAAACGTCATGCTACGTGTGAAACAGATCAGCACAAGGACAGAAGAAGCTGAATGAGCATTTGTGGAAGGAGGATCTGCCCGTCTCCAGGCTCATTATGGGATGTTAGACCACTAGAGGACTGGCGTTAGGAAACTACTTAGGCATCCAACTGTGACTCATTTCACAAGGTCACAACTGGGAAGATCTAAGGAGTGAGAGAACGagctggaacagagagagggaaggaggagtagAGTCCTAAGAAGACTGACAACCCTCTGATGATCAAGAACGACAGgatgacagacacagagagagagaggggagaagaagaggcagGTTGcgaggtgaggaagagaggaaacgTGAGTGCCCAGCAGGCTCCAGTAGGATGCACAGGGGCAGGCGGGGGGAGACCACAAAAGAAGGATCCGCTATGAGATATCGCACCCTCTAGACGGTAGCTGGAAAGATAAGCAAGAAGAAAAACTAATCCCAGTCTTATCTCCTCAGTGCGGCCCCCGTCCCCTGCACCCGTCCCCGGGCGACCCCTCAGGCTACCTTGACGTGTATCTGGTTTCTGAGCACGGCGGCACGCAGGATCATGGCTTTGGCTCGTCTCTGGAACTCCTTGCCCATGTGGATGGACTTCTCAAACGTGGTGCTCCTCTGGTCCACATCACGCGCATACAGGATCTGACAGGGAGACGAGGGAAGGCTGTGAGGCATAATACCCAACACAGCTGCCCCTGCCTGGGACAGAGACTGGGTAAAACACTTCTGAGAAGAAGCAGAGAGGGCCAAGAGAAGGTCGACTTGCTTTAGGAGCTGCAGCACAGATGTTTTTTGTCGTTGTTTTTGTTTAGCACCTTAACGTAGGACCTGCTGCtgagacagactgtgtgtgtgtgtgtcctaccttgcTGTGGGAGTCGATGCGTGCGTTGATGAGCCCCTCCAGTATGAGCTGGGTGAGCTCATCTTCCAGGGCTGCAACGCTGGTGTTGAACGCCTGGGCCATCTTGGTCATGTCTGCTGACACGTATGGGCTGaaatactaacacacacacacacacaccgggttACACCACACATCCCATCAAGCTTGGATTTATGACAGAAAGACTCTGGATGGACTTCTGCTGGATGTCACATAAAACATCGTATACATCAAATGCCAGTTTAACCAACACCTTTACAACGTCACAGCTTTTGCTGCAGTTAACATGCAATTTAAGCCAGGGTCAACCGGAGGGACACTGTCCATCAAAGTGGCAGAAATATTCCTAACAAGGTCGGTTCAGAAGAACCGACCTGTAGTTAACCACACATCTCCACTCCAATATTCCCTATTGATCTACTGTGTATTGATGACTGGAAATTGATTTGtttacatgaatgaatgaatgaaagggCTGGTTGCTGTTGACAAGCTCTAACAGCTTATTGATGAAGTCGTAGTAGTAGAGCAGCTCTAATTACAGGCTGCAGGGTCCATCCAAGGCAACACCAGGGGACTTGTGTTTGTAAAATAAGCAATCTGTGctgctctgactctctctccacttGGAGAGGAGGGCCTGGGGAATCGATAGGGAACTGGGCCCTGGCGTCTGTTTAAATGCTCCCGGGAGATTGATGTAAAAAACAAGCCCATTTCCACCGGCCTGGCAATCCTAATGTCGTTACTGAGTGGGTCGATCAGCCAGGCGGTGTTCCGCACGGTTTGACAGCCGTCTTAATGGAGCTTAAGGGACATGCGTGTGATTAGCACATGTTCCCCTGTGTGACACCAGCCCACGCACAACCCTCCCCAGTCTCTGTTTGACAACTGGATGTAGCCTGTGAGAGAGTGACTGAGAATGACTCACCTGTATGAGGGCTCTGTTTCTAATCTGTGTGTAGAGGGTCCGTACATGAGGGGCCAAGTACATATCCAACAGCAGGTTGTCCtggagacggacacacacacgcacacgccatGTCAAGAGTCATGTCTGTGGTGAACGCCAAAATCAATTGACTGAAAACAGAGTGCATTCTAatcagtgattgttagagtatCTTACTTTGATTTCGTCCAGCATTTTGAGACAGGAAGCGTACTTAGACTCATAGAACTTGAAGATGATGTCCCTAACCTGGGGTTCCAACTCTAGGAAGAGTTTgaaggagctgagaggagagcgtccggagaggagagagtttaAATTGCATTTcataacaataatataattactGGAAGTATACAGAAGCCCACCCATGCATCCAATCACGTACAGACAACTCAATCAATTCTCTCGCATGCACACTTTCAAATTTCTCTCTCACTAAACTggcacacagttacacacaaacacacacacagtctattcCTATCGCTATAATACAAATAGgcagagttacacacacacacacacacacgcacacacctgctgGAGATGACATTCTTCTGGAGCTCCTGCCTGTCGAAGGTGGCTAGAGCACACATCCCTCCATACACAGCTACGTTACTGGGGGACAAGAGCTGGAGACGCACACATCATCACCACCAGCCTGGAACCTGACTAGTATGACTAGACACCCAACTAGTCTGACCCTAACTGGGCTACTCCTAACTAGTCTGACCCTAACAGGGCCACTCCTAACTAGTCTGACCCTAACAGGGCCACTCCTAACTAGTCTGACCCTAACAGGGCCACTCCTAACTAGTCTGACCCTAACTGGGCTACTCCGAACTAGTCTGACCCTAACTGGGCTACTTCTAACTAGTCTGACCCTAACTGGGCTACTCCGAACTAGTCTGACCCTAACTGGGCTACTTCGAACTAGTCTGACCCTAACTGGGCTACTCCGAACTAGTCTGACCCTAACTGGGCTACTTCGAACTAGTCTGACCCTAACTGGGCTACTCCGAACTAGTCTGACCCTAACTGGGCTACTCCTAACTAGTCTGACCCAAGTAGATCATGTCTCACTAGTGAAACAAGATGAAATCCAACTACTCTAAGAGTATATTGTGATACCTGGTATTAGAGACTATTGTGACTTACTAGTTGACCTGCCCTACCCTGGGTGTGTTGTGCCTTACTAGTTGACCTGCCCTACCCTGGGTGTGTTGTGCCTTACTAGTTGACCTGCCCTACCCTGGGTGTGTTGTGCCTTACTAGTTGACCTGCCCTACCCTGGGTGTGTTGTGCCTTACTAGTTGACCTGCCCTACCCTGGGTGTGTTGTGCCTTACTAGTTGACCTGCCCTACCCTGGGTGTGTTGTGACTTACTAGTTGACCTGCCCTACCCTGGGTGTGTTGTGCCTTACTAGTTGACCTGCCCTACCCTGGGTGTGTTGTGCCTTACTAGTTGACCTGCCCTACCCTGGGTGTGTTGTGCCTTACTAGTTGACCTGCCCTACCCTGGGTGTGTTGTGACTTACTAGTTGACCTGCCCTACCCTGGGTGTGTTGTTTCTCACCTCCGGGAAGTCACAGTGGTCGAAGGAGGCCAGCAGGAAACACTTGGCTGCTTGTTTATACTTCCTGGAGGCCAGCTCAGCTAGacctgaagggggagggggggttcaggAAGCAGTGAGGCGaatggggagggaaggaggtatgtgaggggaggaggataaAAGgtaggggagggatgagggaccaGAGAAGGATACAttttgtagagagagagagagagagagagatatatgttggggagggagagggtgagccgagagagaggggaaagagatgttggggagggagagggtgagtggTGAGAGGTGttcagggaaggagagataaaTCCAGGGGTTTGGAGAGGGAGGGTTGCAGGAAAGAGACGGGTGCgcggtgggggagagaggttaACTATATTCAAGTGATTCAACACATTAACATTTCAGTAGCGATTGCACAcaatcaaaacagaacaaaaatgGAGCTCTATTCAAAGCGCTAATTATAATAAATGCATGCATCTGTTCACAGCCTCCAACAAACCTGATCAGCCTGAACAATCAGGCAGACCAAAGGACCGGATACTTCACAGACCTTttgacaaacaaaaacagatgTATACGCTTTGTTCCGCTGGTGTTTAGAAGACGAGAAGGGTGTTACCTGCTGCACATTTTAATTTGGTGAGGACGGCTTGACTCTGACAATCCCTCTCCCCTCGTTGCTGCAACACAAGAATCGGTCATTCATACCACAGaacccagggggggggggggggggggggggcggctcaGATAGATGATGGAACGTTCTCCTACAGTGCACTCTCACACATACCTCTGCTATCTCTGGAGTGGACTCTGCTTTACTGACGTAACTGAGAACATGGGACCAGTTCTGGAGGTAGACACTGAcctgcagggagacacacacacaggctcagtaGGAGAACGGCAGGGAGGCAGAATGGGGCTTTGAGACTGGTAGAGGTGCAGGGATAGCAGCGTTAGTAAATACTGCCCTCTAGTGTTAATGGTTGGGAATAATCTGACGCGAGAGCCAAGAGGAGATGAGGGAACAAAACCGGGAGCGCCGGGAGCAAATACACTAGAGCAATACATTAACGTCAGGTTCTAATAATAGAGGAGTATATGTAGATCAGGTCCACTACCTACTCACGTTGCCTTAATGCTCAAGCTGTTTTGTAATACTGCCAGCTCAAACGGCTGATTTATGTTTCAATGTGTTTTCTGTGCATTCAGACTATAGTCCTTAACTGGCAGGAATGTGCCAATGCAATGACAGTATCACATTGGGAATGATAAATAAACTAACAGGACCAATAACCATCCTTTGACAGTTCAACCTGAAGTCACTTGGTCGTAAATCAGACCATAATCAGACTCAGTCTTACATCAGACTTTGATCTTTTAATGATGCTTAAGAGAAGAGCTAGACCAACTGCCTAGACGATCCTACCTTGATGACATTAAGACACATGTTGATGACATGCTTGGCGCTGGTACAGTAGTCTCGGGCGCGGGAGTAGCACTTGAGGGCGTTGCTGAGGTCACCACAGTCTAGGTAGTGGTCTCCCAGGTCATCATGACCCCGTCTGGGGAATGGAGGGCAAAGGTCAGGAAGTGTGCTTCAACTCCACCGGCCCAGTAAATAACAAGCTAACCCCGGCTCCCTCCCCTACCTGATGCTCTCTTTGATGGAGTTGCCTTTGTAGTTCTTGAGGTCCGTGTCAAGCTTCTCCAGTTTGAGCAGGGCCTTTTTCCTCGTAGACTCTGCCCATGCGGTgtccaggggaggggggtctgcCCCCCCCGCCTCTGCCACAGCATCCGGGGGCCCCTGGACCTCTCTGggtggaaacacacacaaacaccttttccatcagagacacatcTTTACAGGCACGTTCAAGCACCGACTTTGAAATCTGTCTTCGGCTCCGGCGGGTGAGGTCTCCTAGGCGTGTCTGACAAGCGTCCGTACCGTGTGGCCTCGGAGAGCTTGCGGTGGATCTCCTCGTACACGTCCACGTTGAAGGTCCTCTGGACAAAGGACAGCGCCATCTTCAGGGCCTCGGCCCTCAGTTGGGGACAGTGCTCCGCGATGAACTGCAGCCTCTCGATCCTCATCAGGCCGCTGTAGCTGGACGCATACTGCTCCAGGTCCTACACACAGCACATTCACTCTGCATGTTCATTTCCCACACGGATAGCTTCCATTCTGATTTGTTAACTTGTGTCAGCACTTGTAAAGCGTTCTGGGAttcttttttattaattttttacaAAACTGACATCTTATTTTGGGATTACACAAATCAAAACTTTAATGGTGTATTGGCACAAGGTGTGCATGGTAGGCTTTAAAACAGACAGCAGTGTGACCAGCACACCCTGAATCTTATTGAGTTTTCCTGAGTTACTGGTATCAGAGTTCATACCAATGTTGGATTCTCCACCACGTAGTTGGCGTCTGGGGCGTTCTGCTGGTCTTCCTGCGGGTCTGCATCTATCTGCATGGGCTCAACGGCCCCCTGGGAGAGACCACACCCGCTCATCTGGTTAGTGACCGCAGCTAGCAAAGTTAGCTAATAGACAATGATAGCTAGTTTAGCTGTAAGGGCTGGCGAATATTTGTCACTGGCAGAGACAGTGTTTACATGCCTACCTAAGTAGACATAGATTACGTGCTGCCAGGTGAAAGGCTAAGTGAACATTACAACATCGGAACTTTTAATTTAAGTCGCTAaaaatgacagacagacaagctagctggctaacaatATAATACCATGCATGACTGTCAAAGTCAGTCACAGCCAGGCACGCAAGGCAGTAGCcaactagctaacgttagcaacCTGAATTTCACAAGAAAATTTTCAAGTAAAACAACAGTCTGAATGTCTTTGTCAGCAATAATTGTGGCAACATACATCACACTAGTTCAAACTAGCAAGTACATATACTTATGATGTTACATTTATAGTCTAGTTATCTGATAGGCCAAGCTAACTTGTGAAAGTTAGCCTAGCAAGCTACTTAGCTTTAACAGCCCTGCAAGCCAAGCGGCGACGGCCCTAGCGCTTTCTGCCAGGGAGATCTTAAACTGATCTATGAACCCACTACCAGTAAAGTGCGAACACATCCAGTTACTATATTTTCCTCTGCTACACATTTTCAGCACGAATATGCTTAATAAATTACTAATTATTACCTGAAAGTTGAAGACTTGCACGGGCAAAGGCATCTTTCCCGTTTCTGACGCGCGCTGCAGCAACAAACAGCGACGTTCGATTACTTCCGGTTCACCGACTGACAAACAGCAATTCCTGACTTCCCTTGCTCCAGATGTGATCGTGGTTTCTTTGATTtagttcttaaaaaaaaaaaattctgtcagAGAAATTGCTTTTGACACTTAAAAAACTATCTTGTTAGTTTCTACGACATCTAAAATCCGCAGAGTGGTAGTGAATCAATCAGAATGTGGTTCGCTGCGTCTGCAGCCAGGCTGATAATAAGATTAGTATGAGGTTAGTCTATATTCAATGTAttctgtatatatatttaacaaCTTTATAAACAACCCTGACAAATAATACCGTAGCACAATCAGAACATTTCAAAACGACTGATCACCGCACATGATTGAGGAGTTTTACTTGTTTGCCACAGTCGACAGTTTCATCAGACAGAGGGCGCTAAGTTCCATAGTGCGAAGGCAGGACGCCTTCACATTAGGGAAACAATCACGGGGTTAACACAGTGGAGTTTTGAGAAGAATCCGTGGAACAAGAGCTCGTTTGTAATCTCATTGGAAACAAACGATGTTTGACTCCAATGCACTTTCCTGGCGAGCgtctagccagctagccagttTATAATCTTTCTCGCCATTGAGAGAGGCAAGGGAGACAGAAGGGGTTAGAAGGGAGACTGTGATGATCAAAGTTCGAGGCAGTATCAAAGTCAGAACGCAAGGAACTAAAAGGGACGTTTTAGAGGGATCAACtatatttttattatattaGATATCAAGGGACAAGAGAAACTTGAGTTTTTGGCTCCAAAGTTTTGagttgtttgtgtctgctgATTCACAATTTCGGGGAGATCTGAGGACAAGATGTGAAGCATCCACAaccatgtgtgttttgtgtttcatgGTAAGAAAGATCATTTAATTCCTTTATTATACCTGGAACGTTGTGTACATTACTATAGCACGATCACCGACATTGTCGATATGATCTGCTGTGTATTGTTTTCAAAACATGCGATTTAAGTTTATTTGATTCAACAGAATTTGACTCAAGACAAGCATCTTGCGCCCCTCTTTTGTTTACAATGGGGGTCGTCTTGCATGTGCATGATACTTTCACTCGGGCACGGCAGAACTTTAAACGGCATTTAAACGTTGCATTAAATGTTGTAGAAATGCCTCATTCAAATTGTCACCAGTCTGTACAATTGTATGCACAAACGGTCTGACCTGTTTCCATTGGCAGGAACTCAACTTTTATGTTTCAACTTTGAAACACAATAACCTCTGGATTAGACAACATACTATCTCCCTATCTTTAATATATAAACTATTGCCTGATATGGATGTTATACCTTCTAAAAAGAACTAACTCAACACATATTTTAGCATTCTTCTTATTTTTAGCATTCttatatgtagcctattatGCAGAGAAGTATTTATTTAATCAGTAGCTAATTTTAGCAAAGAAGAGGATTCATTTCATCCGTCTCTGCTTCCTACACTGACATCTGTTTCTGGCTGAGGTATCATGCCactctgaaaatagcaacaAACAGGACATTTCTAACACTCTGAAGGTAAGTCTGGATATTAAATGTGACTCATAAACTCGCTGGCAAATTGCAAGACGTAAGTGATAAAGGGCCAAGATTTTAGAGCCTCAACATTGTTCCTGCTTTTATGCATTCAACACAAGAACACTGAAGTGCCTTCCACTTGCAGAGGACTAGAGCTACTTTTAGAGTTGTGCAACCCTTG
This DNA window, taken from Hypomesus transpacificus isolate Combined female chromosome 13, fHypTra1, whole genome shotgun sequence, encodes the following:
- the LOC124475942 gene encoding COP9 signalosome complex subunit 1, with protein sequence MPLPVQVFNFQGAVEPMQIDADPQEDQQNAPDANYVVENPTLDLEQYASSYSGLMRIERLQFIAEHCPQLRAEALKMALSFVQRTFNVDVYEEIHRKLSEATREVQGPPDAVAEAGGADPPPLDTAWAESTRKKALLKLEKLDTDLKNYKGNSIKESIRRGHDDLGDHYLDCGDLSNALKCYSRARDYCTSAKHVINMCLNVIKVSVYLQNWSHVLSYVSKAESTPEIAEQRGERDCQSQAVLTKLKCAAGLAELASRKYKQAAKCFLLASFDHCDFPELLSPSNVAVYGGMCALATFDRQELQKNVISSSSFKLFLELEPQVRDIIFKFYESKYASCLKMLDEIKDNLLLDMYLAPHVRTLYTQIRNRALIQYFSPYVSADMTKMAQAFNTSVAALEDELTQLILEGLINARIDSHSKILYARDVDQRSTTFEKSIHMGKEFQRRAKAMILRAAVLRNQIHVKSPPREGSQGELNSANSQSRMSTNM